The Photobacterium sp. TY1-4 DNA window GGTCGGCCCGTCAGTTGCGGCGTTAATGACCGCTTTGGGTGATCTCATTATGTCAGCGACACAGTTGCAGCCGTTACTCATGGGGGCAGTCGTCGCGGTGCTGATGGGCATGGCGCTGACGTTGCCAATCAGTAGTGCGGCGATTGCCATTATGCTGAGTCTGAATGGTCTGGCCGCCGGGGCTGCGACTGTGGGGTGCTGCGCGCAGATGATCGGGTTTGCCGTGATGAGCTTCCGGGAAAACCGCTGGGGCGGCGTCGTTGCCCAGGGGCTGGGAACGTCCATGCTGCAAATGCCGAACATCATCAATAATTATAAAATCTGGCTGCCGCCGATATTGGCCTCAGCAATTCTGGGCCCAATCGCGACGGTTGTGTTTGCCATGGAAAATACGCCATTGGGCGCGGGGATGGGGACGGCCGGGCTGGTCGGTCAGATCCAGTCTTTCATTGCTCTGGATGGCGCCGGTTGGCAGGGAAGCGATATTTATGGGGCAATTATGTTGCTGCACTTTATCCTGCCGGCCCTGCTGACTTGGGGGATTGCGGAGGTGATGCGTAAGGCCGGATGGATCAAGCCGGGGGATCTGACGTTAGACCTCAACTCGAAGTAATCTGGTTGGTATCAGGAAGGGGCAGGATTCTGCCCCTTTTTTCATTCCTGCGGCGGCTCAATTTCAATAAATTGATAGAAAGCTGACATAACCTGGATATCTAACTGATATTATTCGTCTATTAATAGAGTCATGTTGGCCGGGCTGCTATGGGGCTTCTGCCGCGACCTGATTTGGAAAGGGATGATTATTTGTGGGTGTTACGGGTATGACATCATCTTGGAAAGCTTCATTACTGGCTGGGTTTATTCTCGGCGGTGTTCTTGCTTCGGCGGTTTGGCATCGGTCGCCGGGACCAACGCTGGAAGAGTATGAACAACTACAACAGAAAAATGCTGATTTGCTCACCAAGCAACAGCAGTTGGAAGTGCGCTTTGAGGCTTATCAAACCGAGCAGGCCCTGAAAGTTGAAGGGTTAAATGAGCAACTGACACAAGCCAAAGCGAACCTTGAGAAGCAGAAAGCCGTTTATGAACAGCAGTTTTCGTCGCTGAAACAGCAGCAGAAGAAGCTGGCGGTAACTAAAAAGCAGTTGGATACACAGGTGGTCGAACTCAAGTCGACCGCTGAGAAGCAGCAGGCCGTTCTGAATGACTCAAAAGCTTTGTATCAGCAGCAGTTGTTGTTGCAGAAACAAGTCGCTCAGGCCGAAGCGGATGTGAAGAAAGCCAAGCGGGTCGCGGATGAATTCAAGCAAGCCTGCGACGAGTTTAAGTCGGGTTCGGGCTGGAACTGGGTGTCCCAGGCTGACTGCGACAAGTTCAATGCCAAACTCCGGGCGGTGTCAGAGCAGGAAGCTCAGTTGACGGCATTGCAAAATGAGTTGGATGCGCTGAATCAAAAGATTGAAGTCAGCTTACCCAAGAAGTAAGCTCAAGAATCATATCAAATGGATAAGGCGAAGCTCAGGCTTCGCCTTTTTTTGAGGTCTTTTTTTTAAGGTCTTTTCAGGAGTGAAGTCACAATGAATCTGTTGCGCAATATCCCCGCTTCATTACCGGCTGAAGTGTTTGAAGATATCGTGAATACCCCGACGGTCCGGATTGAGCGGATCCTTTCCCGGGGCCATACAACGCCGGAAACGGATTGGTATGATCAGGATGAACATGAATGGGTGCTGGTGGTGAAAGGGGAGGCAAAGATTTTGTTTGAAGCCGACCAACGGGAAATCCATTTACAGGAAGGCGATTACCTGAATATTCCAGCCCATACCCGCCACCAGGTCTCCTGGACGCGCCCGGGGCAGGATACGGTTTGGCTGGCGGTGTTCTATCACTGAACGTGCGGCGTTCTGCGACAGGAAACCAGCGCCGGTTCAGCAGATTTGGCCCCTTTGACACGTTATTCCGTCACCCTGGTTTCTTCGTATACCACGTGGTTCAAAGTTTCGCTTCAGGTATTGCTCAAGGGGCTTGATACAAGCGCGCCATCGCCGTCGGGAAGTTTCTTTCTTCTGCGAGTTGCTCCGCTTTACGGATCACCTCAGCGGGATCCAGGCCAGTCATCATCGGCAATTGTTGCTCCAACGGTAAATCAAGCCCGACAAGGGCAGGAAGGAGCTGCTCCTCAATCAGCTGCTTGACGACTTGGTTCGCCGCAGAGAGGGCAGACGAAGCTTTGACAATTTCAGCCCGGGCATACCGTTGACCGGCAAATGACAGGTCGGCCGCGCGCAGGGACGGATCATCGCCCGGGATCTGCTGCGCGCCGAATAGCGGGTTCCCGCCGACGGTCGCTGTGTGGTAAGCCGGTACAAACTGGGTCATATGTTGAATGGCACGTGTCGTCCGGGTATGAATCTCATCGGGTTGCCAGCCTTCGCGAAGCTTGCGGTTAAAGCGCGCTTCCAGCATGGGTTGTGCACTAGAATGGCTGTTTCGGGCCAGCCCATCCTTGAACAGGGTAATGTCTGGCGTCATGCCATGTAGCTGGAAGTAGCCTTCCGGATATGGGGTCAGCTGCGCCATTCCATTGGGAGTCCCGCGCTCGCCGTGAAAAATCACTTCCGGCCAGACCCCTGTGCAGTCGGCCCAGTGGGTAATGTAGGCGGCTTTAAATTCGACCATGCGGTCGCGCGGCAGTTGCGCCATATCGTCGAGGATCCCGGTTCTGAAACCACAGGCGTTAATCAGATAATCGACCTCTGTGGTGTGGGTGCGGTGATCCTCACTTTGCGGGTCGTATTGCTGAAAGGCAACAGACCAGCGTTGGGTTTTCTGATCTTGTTCAATATCAACCACTTGGGCTTGCGTGTGTACCCGGCAACTCGGTAGTTGTTCGGCGGCCAGCACCGCAGTGGCCGCCAGGCGGAACACACTCAGGCCGTACTCCTGAACCAGCACCAGTGGGAACTTGAACGAATCAAATTCCAGGTTTTTGGCGACGGGGATCATCCAGTCGTCCAGGGAGGCCGGGGTTGTCGGGAGCGGCGCGAGCGCCAGTTGTTCCAACGCCTCACGGCTGTAGAGCTTGTAATACTGCTGCGGGTCGCCCAGCACTTCGTTGGCCGGGTCGTCTACAACCAATGCCAGGTAGGTTTGTTGCAGCCGCTGAAGCCTTGGCAGCAGGGCTTCCGGATCCCCAGGGTCGCGTTGCGGGACGGCAATGACAGTCGGACGGATGTTGGCAGCGTGTGGGAAGATTCGGAGTGTATCGATCGATTCGTGAAGCAGGGTCAGGCACTGTTGTTCAGAGATTTCACGGTACAGATTGCCGCCTGCGTGAAGGTGACAAATCGGCGGACCGTTCACCAGACTGGCACCGGCTTCGAATAGCTCAACCTCAACGCCCAGTTCAGCCAGGCGAAGGGCAATTGTCGAACCCGCGATACCACCACCGACAACACCGATCTTGAAAGGCTGCTGTGGGTCAGTGCTGTGGGAACCGTAAACATTCATCATCTGCTGAAAGTCGCTTTTGTCATACCTTGAGAATGGTTCCCATTTTACTGTGCATTGATCACGTTTTAAATACTTGCTGAAGCAGGTGAACAAAAATCAACTACTCAATAGACATTTACATTGTAAATGTGTGTTTCCTAACTGCTATCATCACAGCTGAGATATCTCTACAAAGCATAATTATTATTAGATACGCGCTTTGGCTCAGCCTAAGGATCTTGTATGACGACTTCAATATTAATTTGTGACGACTCGGCGCTGGCGCGAAAGCAGATGGCCCGGGCGTTACCTGCCTCCCTTGAGGCGACAGTGACCTTCGCGGTGAATGGGTTGGAGGCGTTGCGCTGTCTCGAAGCGCAGCAGTTTAATCTGATGTTTCTGGATTTGACGATGCCGGAAATGGACGGTTACCAGACGTTGGAAGCGATACAGCAACGGGGGCTCGACATCCCGGTGATCGTCGTGTCGGGCGACATTCAGCCTCAGGCCCAGGCAAGGGTCCAGGCCCTGGGGGCAAAAGCATTTCTGAAAAAGCCGGTGGATAAAAGCCAGCTCAAGGGACACCTGAAGGCGTACCTCGCCACCGAGCCTCCCGGTCTGGATACCGTGATCCAGCGGGTATCGACGCCGGCATTGAAGCGTCGGGATATTTATCTGGAGGTGGCAAACGTCGCGATAGGTCGTGCAGCAGATGCCTTGGCACGCCACTTCAACGTGTTCGTCAATCTGCCGCTGCCGAACGTGAATGTTTTCGAAGTCAGTGAGTTACAAATGACTTTGCGTCATTTGGCCAGCAACGCCCAGATGTCAGGCGTCTGCCAGGGGTTTAGCGGAGAGGGCATAGCCGGGGAAGCCCTGGTGCTGCTGAGTGATTCGAGCATGAAAGATCTCACCGCCATGATGAATTATCCCGTTGAAGACGAAGGCGACTGTGAGCTTGAGCTGCTGATGGACGTCAGTAATTTAATGGTCGGCTCATTTTTAAAAGGGCTGGGACAGCAGGCGGAAGTCAAGTTCCTGCAGAGCCATCCGGTATTACTGGGACAGCACCGGCCGATTGAAGAGATGATCTCGTTAACCGAAGGTAACTGGCGCAGAACCATGACGTTCGAAGTAAGTTACGGCCTCGAAGGCACACAGATCAAGTGCGATATGCTGCTGATGTTTGTCGATGAATCACTGCCCCTGCTTGATAACAAGCTGTCATACCTGATGGATGAGGACTAGACCATGTATTCGCTACCTGCAGAATTTGAACAGTTTCACTGGATGGTCGACATGGTGCAGCATGTGGATGTCGGGTTGGTGGTGTTGGATAAAAACTATACCGTCCATGTCTGGAATGGCTTCATGACCCACCACAGCGGGATACAGCCCCATGACGCGATTGGAAAAAACCTGTTCAGTGTGTTCCCGGAAATTCCGGTGTTCTGGTTTAAAACCAAGTCGAAACCGGTGTTTGAACTGGGTTGCCGTAGCTTCGTGATTTGGCGTCAGCGCCCTTTTTTGTTTAAGTGCCGCAATGTCCGGCCGATCACCCAGCAGGCACCATTTATGTATCAGAACGTGACCCTGAACCCGATGACGTCGCCGAAAGGTGAGGTGGACTATTTGTTTATGGCTGTTGAAGATGCGACGGCGGAAGCCATGGCGGAAGGGAGTCATTTGCGGTAAGGCGCAAAAAAGTACCAGTCTCAAACTGGAGAAAACCGTGAGGAAGTTTGATGTTTGAACCGTTTGTCAACAACCCATAACGGTTCTCAGTATTGAGAAACTTCGGTTCATATTCTGATTTTAAAAGGTTTTTCTCCATTTCAGATGTGCTGTTTGCTTGTCAATTGGTTGTTTTCGTTCTAAACCATAGTGGGTAGTGGTACGAAAATAACTAAGTAGGGATGTCTGATGATGACAAAAACGTTCAAAATTATTCCCCTTGCATTATTGGTATCGGGAGCCGTTCATGCGGCTACGGAGAACCCATGGTATGTCGGTGCGCGTATCGGTGGGACGAATTACGACAACTTTGACAAGGCACTGGATGGAGAAGAAAGTAATTTCGGAAAGGATGACTGGGGTGGCGGTGTTTTTCTCGGCTACCAGCAGAACGACTGGCTGAGTTGGGAAGGTGGCTATACCTATTTAGGCCAGGCTGACTACAACAATGGCGGTGGTGGCGTGGAAGTCCAGGGGATCGACCTCGTGGGTAAATTTACCTGGACGGTATCACCGGTGGTTGATCTGTACGGCAAGCTGGGTGGTTACATCTTTGACCTCGACAACAGTGTCAACAATCAGGACGAACAAGGTCTGGCGGCAACGGCCGGGGTTGGCGCGGAATATTTCTTCAATGACAGCTTGTCTACCCGTTTAGAGTATCAGTATTACCACCAGGTGGGTGACAGTGATCCCGGTGAGACAGACATCCACTTCTACGGCGTCAGCCTAGTCTATCACTGGGGTGCTCCGGTGCCGGTTGCGGTGATCGAACCAGCGCCGATGCCGGAGCCTATGCCGGAGCCGACGCCGATGGTAACCAAGGTTCCGGCGATTAGTGTCAACTTGCCCTTCGCGTTTGACAGTAAGTCGATCTCGCCCAAAGATATTGAGTTGATGAAGCCGATTGCACAGCGTTTGACGGAGTATCCGGATTCCAAGCTGTACGTCGTCGGCCATACCGATTCCCGGGGCACAGAAGCGTACAACGCGAAATTGTCTGAAGAGCGGGCCGCAGCGGTTGCTATGTATCTGAAACGTCATTTCGGACTGACGCAGGATCGGATTGTGGTCCAGGGTAAAGGCGAAAGCGAGCCGATTGCGCCGAATACCACCGAAGCCGGTCAGGCGAAAAACCGCCGGGTTGAGGTCTATACGCCAGGGTTTGAGCTGAGAAATTAACTGCAAGTTGGCTTGAGCAGGGGCCTGAGCGACTGCGAACGATGGTGAAGTCGTGTTATTCGGATTTACGCCGTCAGTTCAGACCGGAACGGCTGCAAACATAATTGGCATGTAAATCCGAGTGTTTTCAGACACTCGGATTTTTTATATGTGTTCCTCCATGCGCTGCTCGGGTGTACGTCGAAAATTATTTTTTGCTTGATAAAAAAATCATTAAAAGTGTGATTTAGGCTAGACAATCGGTTGCGTAATCGATATCATCACGCCCCGAAAAATGATGTTGGTCAACCCACGACCCCAATCAGCAACTGATCCTGTCAGTTGTCTTTCTTTTTTTCTAAAAGAGGGAGACATAAAAAGGATCAGAATCATGTCATCAGCGACTTCTTCGGTTGAATCTTCAGCCCGCACCAGTTCACAAACCGCAACCTGGCAAACGAAAGCCATACTCAGCGTAGCTTTTTTGATGGCGACCACTTCGGTCGGCCCGGGCTTTTTGACGCAAACCGCCGTGTTTACGAACATGTATCAGATTGATATGGCATTTCCAGTGTTTGCTTCGATCTTTATCACCTTTGGGATTGTCATGAACCTGTGGCGGATAGTGGGGGTTTCTGGTCTGCGCATTCAGGATATTGCAAACCGTGTCGCGCCCGGACTGGGCTATCCGATCGGCATTTTGCTGGCCTTGGGGGCGGTTGCGTTCAACTTTGGTAACGTCAGTGGTTCCGCACTGGGCCTGCAAGTGCTGACCGGTGTAGACACCGGCTGGGGCGCTTTGTTTACCGGGGTGATCGGCAGCTTGTTGTTCGTGATCCATAACGCTTCGAAGCGTATGGATCAGATGGCAAGTTATCTGGGCCTGTTCATGATTGTCTTGATCGCCTACGTCGCGATGACCAGCTTACCGCCCCTGATGCCGACGGTTATCGCGGCGGTTGCCCCGTCCGATTTCGGCAATCTGTTGCTACCGACCTTGACCATTGTGGGTGGTGCGGTGGGCGGATACTACACCGGTGCGCAGCGACTGGTCGATATCGGTCTGAAAGGTGAGGGCAATCTCGGGGATATCAAGCGTACCGCGTGGGCAGGAATTTCGATTGCCGTGATCATCCGGGTACTGCTGTTCATGGCGATTCTGGGTGTGTTGGTGACCGGGGTAACGCTGGATGCGAAAAACCCGGCTGCGGATGCCTTTCGCCACGGAGCCGGTGAGCTGGGATACTACATTTTTGGCCTGGTGTTATTTGTCGCTTCGATTACTTCTGTCGTCGGAAATTCCTACATGGCGGTGTCTTTGGTAAAAACGTTGTTTCCGGCGATTGCCCGCAACGAAAAAGCCTGGTGCGTCGGCTTTATTCTGGTGACCAGTCTGGGGACTGTCTTGATGAATATGCCGATCCTGCTCCTGATGCTTGCAGGGCTGGTGAACAGCATTATTCTGCCGATTGTGCTGGGAACGGTGCTGGTGGCGACAAAACGCAAAGACATTGTCGGTGACTACCGTCACCCGGTGGCACTGACCTTGCTGGGCGGTGCGATTGTGCTGGTGATGGGCGCGGCAAGTATCACCAATATCAGCAATTTCGTCGGAAAGTTCTTCGGCGCTTAATACCACCGCTGCCTGGCACACTCGCCAAACGGCATTGTGAAATTCAGAAAGCACAAATAAATCAGGAACACGGCCTAACCGTGTTCCTTTGTTATTTCTGCGCAACAGTTTCAGCCATGACAGGCTCAGTTGGCCGGACGCTGACAGTTGGGGCGCGGGGCGCTGTTGCTGGCTAATCGGCCGATTTCCGCTTTGAGATCACTAATGCGTGAAGCATGGGAGGGGTGGGTCGAGAGGATTTCCGGTGGTTGTCCCCGGCCTGAGGCGGCCGCCATATTCTGCCACAGCGTGATACTCTCATTGGGGTTAAAGCCGGCTTCCGCCATCAGGTGTAAACCAATGATGTCCGATTCGGACTCCTGAGCCCGGCCGTAGGGCATTAACACCCCGTACTGAACTCCCAGGCCCAGCCCGGCCATCGCGAGATCATGATATTGGGTACCACTGATCGCCAGGCTAGAAATCTGCAAACCGACATTCGCCAGCTGGCTTCGGGAGAGACGCTCATTGCTGTGCTGTGCCAGCACGTGGCCAATCTCATGGCCGATCACGGTTGCCAGCTGATCCTGCGTAGTTGCCACATTGAGTAAGCCGGTATAGACCCCGATTTTACCGCCCGGCAGGGCAAACGCATTCACCTGCTCGCTCTCAAACACCACCACTTCCCACTGACCGGGTTGGCTGCCGCCCAGCCTGGACGTGATCGCCTGGGTCACACACTGAACGTAACGGTTGGTGGCCGGATCCTGATTAATATTTTCCTGTTGTTTGATCTCCTCGAAGGAGCGGGCGCCCAGTTGAGACATGTCCTGGTTGGAAAAAAGCAACACCTGCTGCCGGCCTGTGGGTGAGCTGGCACAGCTTAAGAGAACGGCAGCGGCGGTACAGATAACAGCGGTGCGTATTGCGATCAGTAAATGCATGGTTCCGGCTCCTTCCATTCAATTATAGAAATAGTGAACGCATTGCTCACCTCTCCGGGTCGTGATCGGTAGTGGTTCGCCGGGCTGAGTGGTAACCTGTTGCGGTTTCAACACATTCTTCAATGATTGTAGGTATCAATATGTCGATATGGAAAAAGCAGTTTTCGCTGGAAAGCCTGAATCAGACGTCCATCAATACGCTGGTGGAGCATCTGGCGATTGAATATTGCGCGTTTGATGAAGAGAGCCTGAGCGCGGTCATGCCGGTCGATGCCCGGACCCATCAACCGTTTGGGATGTTACATGGCGGAGCCTCGGTGGTGCTAGCGGAAACATTGGGCTCTCTGGCGGCCAATATGTGTGTGGCTGAGGGGAAATACTGCGTCGGGCTGGATATCAATGCAAACCATATTCGGGCGGTTCGCAGCGGGATTGTCAAAGGCACGGCAAGGCCGGTTCATCTGGGCGCCACGACACAGGTGTGGCAAATCGAGATTGTCGATGAGCGGGACCGACTGGTGTGTACCAGCAGGCTGACGATGGCGGTACTCAATCATAAGAAGAAACCGCAGGAGGCTGAGGCACGATGAATGTGACTTTTTCTCAGGGGCGAATCATTGCCAATCAGCGGGAATTGGTGATTCGTCTGGAAGGCGCGGCCCGGATCACATTACAGGCAATGGTCGATGATATTCGGCTGATTGGCGGTGCGAATGTGGTCACGGCATCGGGAAGTGGTGTGAACTGGTCTGTTTGTCTGGATGATGAAACGCAATTGGCTGAGTTGGCAGAAGCAACTGGCATTGCTGTGGAATCTCGTTAAATTTTCAAGCCAATACAATTTTTTGCGAGAAGTGGCTCAGAAATTACAATTTTGTCTCAAATCTGCCCCAAACGTCTGGTAGCCCTGAATGAAATATAGGAGTCTCATTGTAACGAATAATTATAAGCATATGCGTTATTAGAATATATGTGTAGAAGGGATGCTGGCCCGGAGCCACAGGGCATCGCATGGGAGTGATTATGTTGAACCCACAGCTGAAGCAGGTTGCACAGCACACTTATCAAAGCCTGTTTGGTTGTCAACCCGAGCTATGTAGTTTTCAGGAGTCATTTTATGGTTGGGTGGTGTTCCTGGCGTCTCCGAAAGGCAAGGTGGTTGTAAAGTTTTCGAAAGAGGTCGGGCGGCTGGCCAAAGAGGTGAGTGCTTTATCGCGTTTATCGACAGTGATGGACTGCCAGATCCCCCGGGTCTTATTTTTTGGTCGGGAGGCCGGACACGATTACCTGATGCTGGAATGGCTCGACGGTGTGCCGGCGCATACATTGCCGGATGATCCCAAGCTGATCGAAGCCTTTCGTGAACATTATACTGACTTGCTGCTGTCGTTGCATGAGCATCGGGAAGCGTTGGGTTTTGAGCTGGCTGAAGATCAATACGAATCCTGTCTGATCCGGGCGTTTGAGGCCTGGATGCAGCCAGTGTACCGCTATGTTCTCAGTGATGGCTCTCCTTACTCAGCCCGATTGAAAGATCAGTTCACTCAGCTCTGGGGGCGGCGGGCAGAGATCCTGGCTCCCATCAATACGCATTCTTCGTTCACGCATAATGATTGTCATGTCGGGAATGTGTTATTTCAACCCCAAACCGGCCGTGTGGCTGTCCTGCTCGATCCGTTGGATGCCGGCTTTAAGCACCGGGAATTTGATGTGTTCCTGCTCGACGATGTCCGCCCGGATCTGAAGCTGATCGAACGGTATCATCAGAAAATGCCGCCTGCGGCAGGTTTCACGTGCCGACGCTGGTTTCTCAGTTTATGGCAAGATGCCAAGCATAGCCGGAATATTGGTTGGTATGATGAGCGTTGGTTGCTGACCAAAATGGCGCAATTCGAGCGGGCTTACGCCGGCGCTTAAACTTGCGAGTCAAGGATCTCTCTGCATATTATTGTGTTAAGAGGATGCTTTGGGGTGGAGAGTATGAGGATATTAACGGCCTGTGTTTTGACCATGATGATAGTCGGCTGTGCCCGGCAGGCTGCTGAAAAACAGGTTTCTGCACCAGAAGTGACGGAAAAACCGCCGTCAGAAACAGTGCCTGTGGCGCCGGTTGTGATCCCGCCTGCGCGACCGACGTCTGTCCCCCCGACAACACCGGTGATGAAACCTTCCCCTGAACCTGTGACCCCGACGCCTAAGCCTGCGGCAAAGCCGGCCCCGAAACCGGCTGTTGTGCCGGTTGTAACCAAAACACCGGACGGCAAGTTGATTTTAGGAGCAGAAGAGTGGCTCTGGCTCGATTCCAGTAAACAATATGAACGTGTGAAAGTGGACTCCGGTGTGAAATTATCCACACTGGGGGTTGCAGATTTGCAATCCTTTGAACGGGATGGGAATGATTGGGTTAAGTTTAATCACAGCGGTAAATCAGCTGAGCTACCGGTGGAACGTTGGATTAAGCGCAAAAACGGCGACCAAAAGCGACAGGCGGTGGTGAAAGTCCGGGCCAAGCTCGGGGAGCTGAATGAACTGACCGAATTTGCCCTGACTGCAGGCCAGGGGATCGTGCTTGGTGTGAATTTTATTCGCGATGTCGCGACGGTGGATACCTCGAGAAAGTTTGTACAACCGAAATCCAAAAGATAGGTCGCTCATGACAATGGTCATGATACAGGCAGGGTGAGTCACAGGATCAAATGGCCGGGAACGCCACCCGGCCTCATCAATGTACGGGGTCGCTAAGGCGTTTCGACCTCAACCTCGTAGCTGGTGAATTTACGGATATTAATCACACCGGTATCAAAGATCAGGTACTGGCCCTTGATCCCCTGTAGCTTGCCTTCAACGACCGGGTTCTTGTCAAAGTTATGCGAGCTGATTTTGGTCGGATATGCTAAAACCGGGTAGCGAATATCAACCAAGGATTCATCGAGCCGTTCAACAGCATCTTCACCATACAGAGCCAGCAGTTCATTGAGCCGCGCTTCGATATGCGGCATCAGGCGAGTCGCTTCGGCCTGCAAATCGATATCACTGTTGTCGCCTTTGAGCATGGCGCGCCAGTTGGTTTTATCGGCCACCAGTTCGGCCAGCGCAACTTCGATCAGTCCGGATAAATGACGGGTTTTGACTTTCAGGATCGGCAGCGCCTGGGTCGCACCTTGATCAATCCAGCGGGTTGGGAGTTGGGTATGGCGGGTGATCCCGACTTTCAGTCCCGAGGTGTTCGATAGGTAGACATAGTGCG harbors:
- a CDS encoding PTS transporter subunit IIC → MQLAQTSVGDFLRRKQIDLSVRTYLVHAMSFMALGLFSSLLIGSILNTLGTKFGIPLFSETLWPIARQMTGPAIGVAVAYALKAPPLVLFSATTAGAAGAALGGPVGAFIATVAATECGKLVANETKVDILLTPAVTVLVGVGVGTLVGPSVAALMTALGDLIMSATQLQPLLMGAVVAVLMGMALTLPISSAAIAIMLSLNGLAAGAATVGCCAQMIGFAVMSFRENRWGGVVAQGLGTSMLQMPNIINNYKIWLPPILASAILGPIATVVFAMENTPLGAGMGTAGLVGQIQSFIALDGAGWQGSDIYGAIMLLHFILPALLTWGIAEVMRKAGWIKPGDLTLDLNSK
- a CDS encoding chromosome segregation ATPase, with amino-acid sequence MTSSWKASLLAGFILGGVLASAVWHRSPGPTLEEYEQLQQKNADLLTKQQQLEVRFEAYQTEQALKVEGLNEQLTQAKANLEKQKAVYEQQFSSLKQQQKKLAVTKKQLDTQVVELKSTAEKQQAVLNDSKALYQQQLLLQKQVAQAEADVKKAKRVADEFKQACDEFKSGSGWNWVSQADCDKFNAKLRAVSEQEAQLTALQNELDALNQKIEVSLPKK
- a CDS encoding cupin domain-containing protein, translating into MNLLRNIPASLPAEVFEDIVNTPTVRIERILSRGHTTPETDWYDQDEHEWVLVVKGEAKILFEADQREIHLQEGDYLNIPAHTRHQVSWTRPGQDTVWLAVFYH
- a CDS encoding NAD(P)-binding protein, which codes for MMNVYGSHSTDPQQPFKIGVVGGGIAGSTIALRLAELGVEVELFEAGASLVNGPPICHLHAGGNLYREISEQQCLTLLHESIDTLRIFPHAANIRPTVIAVPQRDPGDPEALLPRLQRLQQTYLALVVDDPANEVLGDPQQYYKLYSREALEQLALAPLPTTPASLDDWMIPVAKNLEFDSFKFPLVLVQEYGLSVFRLAATAVLAAEQLPSCRVHTQAQVVDIEQDQKTQRWSVAFQQYDPQSEDHRTHTTEVDYLINACGFRTGILDDMAQLPRDRMVEFKAAYITHWADCTGVWPEVIFHGERGTPNGMAQLTPYPEGYFQLHGMTPDITLFKDGLARNSHSSAQPMLEARFNRKLREGWQPDEIHTRTTRAIQHMTQFVPAYHTATVGGNPLFGAQQIPGDDPSLRAADLSFAGQRYARAEIVKASSALSAANQVVKQLIEEQLLPALVGLDLPLEQQLPMMTGLDPAEVIRKAEQLAEERNFPTAMARLYQAP
- a CDS encoding response regulator, which encodes MTTSILICDDSALARKQMARALPASLEATVTFAVNGLEALRCLEAQQFNLMFLDLTMPEMDGYQTLEAIQQRGLDIPVIVVSGDIQPQAQARVQALGAKAFLKKPVDKSQLKGHLKAYLATEPPGLDTVIQRVSTPALKRRDIYLEVANVAIGRAADALARHFNVFVNLPLPNVNVFEVSELQMTLRHLASNAQMSGVCQGFSGEGIAGEALVLLSDSSMKDLTAMMNYPVEDEGDCELELLMDVSNLMVGSFLKGLGQQAEVKFLQSHPVLLGQHRPIEEMISLTEGNWRRTMTFEVSYGLEGTQIKCDMLLMFVDESLPLLDNKLSYLMDED
- a CDS encoding PAS domain-containing protein, which produces MYSLPAEFEQFHWMVDMVQHVDVGLVVLDKNYTVHVWNGFMTHHSGIQPHDAIGKNLFSVFPEIPVFWFKTKSKPVFELGCRSFVIWRQRPFLFKCRNVRPITQQAPFMYQNVTLNPMTSPKGEVDYLFMAVEDATAEAMAEGSHLR
- a CDS encoding OmpA family protein; its protein translation is MMTKTFKIIPLALLVSGAVHAATENPWYVGARIGGTNYDNFDKALDGEESNFGKDDWGGGVFLGYQQNDWLSWEGGYTYLGQADYNNGGGGVEVQGIDLVGKFTWTVSPVVDLYGKLGGYIFDLDNSVNNQDEQGLAATAGVGAEYFFNDSLSTRLEYQYYHQVGDSDPGETDIHFYGVSLVYHWGAPVPVAVIEPAPMPEPMPEPTPMVTKVPAISVNLPFAFDSKSISPKDIELMKPIAQRLTEYPDSKLYVVGHTDSRGTEAYNAKLSEERAAAVAMYLKRHFGLTQDRIVVQGKGESEPIAPNTTEAGQAKNRRVEVYTPGFELRN
- a CDS encoding NRAMP family divalent metal transporter, with translation MSSATSSVESSARTSSQTATWQTKAILSVAFLMATTSVGPGFLTQTAVFTNMYQIDMAFPVFASIFITFGIVMNLWRIVGVSGLRIQDIANRVAPGLGYPIGILLALGAVAFNFGNVSGSALGLQVLTGVDTGWGALFTGVIGSLLFVIHNASKRMDQMASYLGLFMIVLIAYVAMTSLPPLMPTVIAAVAPSDFGNLLLPTLTIVGGAVGGYYTGAQRLVDIGLKGEGNLGDIKRTAWAGISIAVIIRVLLFMAILGVLVTGVTLDAKNPAADAFRHGAGELGYYIFGLVLFVASITSVVGNSYMAVSLVKTLFPAIARNEKAWCVGFILVTSLGTVLMNMPILLLMLAGLVNSIILPIVLGTVLVATKRKDIVGDYRHPVALTLLGGAIVLVMGAASITNISNFVGKFFGA
- a CDS encoding M48 family metallopeptidase, with the protein product MHLLIAIRTAVICTAAAVLLSCASSPTGRQQVLLFSNQDMSQLGARSFEEIKQQENINQDPATNRYVQCVTQAITSRLGGSQPGQWEVVVFESEQVNAFALPGGKIGVYTGLLNVATTQDQLATVIGHEIGHVLAQHSNERLSRSQLANVGLQISSLAISGTQYHDLAMAGLGLGVQYGVLMPYGRAQESESDIIGLHLMAEAGFNPNESITLWQNMAAASGRGQPPEILSTHPSHASRISDLKAEIGRLASNSAPRPNCQRPAN
- a CDS encoding hotdog fold thioesterase — protein: MSIWKKQFSLESLNQTSINTLVEHLAIEYCAFDEESLSAVMPVDARTHQPFGMLHGGASVVLAETLGSLAANMCVAEGKYCVGLDINANHIRAVRSGIVKGTARPVHLGATTQVWQIEIVDERDRLVCTSRLTMAVLNHKKKPQEAEAR
- a CDS encoding DUF3389 domain-containing protein; this translates as MNVTFSQGRIIANQRELVIRLEGAARITLQAMVDDIRLIGGANVVTASGSGVNWSVCLDDETQLAELAEATGIAVESR
- a CDS encoding phosphotransferase, translated to MLNPQLKQVAQHTYQSLFGCQPELCSFQESFYGWVVFLASPKGKVVVKFSKEVGRLAKEVSALSRLSTVMDCQIPRVLFFGREAGHDYLMLEWLDGVPAHTLPDDPKLIEAFREHYTDLLLSLHEHREALGFELAEDQYESCLIRAFEAWMQPVYRYVLSDGSPYSARLKDQFTQLWGRRAEILAPINTHSSFTHNDCHVGNVLFQPQTGRVAVLLDPLDAGFKHREFDVFLLDDVRPDLKLIERYHQKMPPAAGFTCRRWFLSLWQDAKHSRNIGWYDERWLLTKMAQFERAYAGA